A stretch of DNA from Acidimicrobiales bacterium:
TCGAACCCACGCGCTTCGGCTTAAAAGGCCGCTGCTCTGCCAGCTGAGCTACACCCCCCGGAAGGGTCGGCCGTCCATGGTAGGAGGCGGTTCCACGAACGAACGACCACGCCTGGGTGAACCCGGCGTGACCACCCACCAGGTGTCGCACAGCGCGCTACGAGTCTTAACAAGAACGCGTGGTAAGGCTCGTTACCTCAGAGTAGGGTGCCGGTCGCTGAGGTCATGGGGCCGGACAGGCCCATCTGTTGGGCGGCCCATGGGGCAGAAGGGAAGCAGGGGGATATGAAGCGGCTTGTTGTACTGGCTGTTGCGGTGATCGGCCTTGCGGCAGCATCGCCGGCGGCAGCGACCGAATACCCACCCGGTGACGACCTGATCACCGTCAGCGACGCCACCCCGTGCCCCGGGCAGGCCTTCACGGTCGAGGCCTCCACGTTCGTGCCGGGCACCACCGTCACGGTCACGTTGCTGCCCGATGCCGTGCTCGGCACCCCGGTGGCCGACGAGAACGGCGTCGTGACGCTCGACGTCACGCTGTCCGCCACCCAGGCGCTGGGCGAGGCGACCATCGAGGCCGAGGGCGCCGGTGAGGGCGACGTGCTGGTCCTGACCTCCACGGTCGACGTGGTGTCCTGCGACGAGGTGGCTCCGACCACCACTCCCCCGGTCACCACGCCGGGCGGTGGCGGCGGTGGCGACCTGCCCAACACCGGCTCCGACTCGACGATGACGCTGCTCAAGGTCGGCGGTGGGCTCGCCGCCATCGGTGGCGTGCTCGTGGCGCTGGCGGCCAGCCGCCGTCGCCGCGGCGCCCCGGCCGTCTGATCCATCGTCTCGAACGACAACGCAAGAGGCCCGGCACACCTACGGGGGTGCCGGGCCTCTTGGCGTTTTCGACCTCCGCTCGGCCGGGTCAGCCGGTGACCTGCTCCTTCGCCCAGCGGTAGTCGGCCTTCCCGGCGGGGCTGCGCTCGATGTGGTCGAGGAACAGCACGTCCTTCGGCAGCTTGTAGCGGGCGATGGAGCGGCCGGCGTGGTCGACGATGTCCTCGGCCGTCGCGGTGGCGCCGTCGGACAGCGTGACCAGCGCCACGACCTCCTGGCCCCAGCGCTCGCTGGGCCGGCCGACCACCACCACGTCGTGCACTGCCGCGTGGCCGGCGATCGCCCGCTCGACCTCCTCGGCGAAGATCTTCTCGCCGCCCGAGTTGATGGTGACCGAGTCGCGCCCGAGCAGCTCGACCTCGCCGCTCTCCAGGTGGCGCGCCCGGTCGCCCGGCACCGCGTAGCGGACGCCGTCGATCACCGGGAAGGTGCGGCCGGTCTTCTCGGCGTCGCGGAAGTAGCCGAGGGGGACCCAGCCCTCCTGCGCCAGCCAGCCCAGGCCCTCGTGGCCGGGGCCGAGGAGCTTGGTGAGGTCCTCGCTGACCACGACCGTGCCCGGCCCGGGGTTGAAGCGCCCGGTCGACACCGCACCGGCGGCCGACAGGTGGCTCATCTGCGCCCCCGTCTCCGACGACCCCACGGAGTCCGACACGAACACGTTCGGCATCTGCGCCAGCAGGCGCTCCTTGATGGTCGGCGTGAGCGCGGCCCCGCCGTTGCCGACGGCGACGATCGAGCTGGTGTCGTAGTCGCCCCGCTCGAGCTCCTCCACCAGGGGGCGGGCGACGGCGTCGCCGACCGTGGTGACGGTGGTGGCGCGCTCGCGCTCGACCGTGCGCCACACGTCGACCGGGTCGAGCCGCCGGGTGTTCTCCTGGAAGACGATGGTGTTGCCGCCGTTGAGCCCGATGAACGTGGCCCACTGCGCGGCGCCGTGCATGAGCGGCGGCAGCGGCATGAACTTGAGCGGCGACTCCAGCCCCGTGGCGGTGGCGGCGATCTCCTCGTACGACTCGACCGGCTGCCAGGTGAACAGGTTCCGACCGCCCATGCACGACATGAACACGTCGTGCTGGCGCCACAGCACGCCCTTGGGCATGCCCGTGGTGCCGCCGGTGTAGAGGATGTAGAGGTCGTCGGGCGAGGGCTCGACGCCGGCCAGGTCGGGCTCGGTGGCGGCGATCACGCTCTCGTAGTCGACGGCGCCGGGGAGCAGCTCGTTGCCGGACTCGTCGGCCACCTGGACCAGCACGTCGAGGCCCGGGACCTTGTCGCGCACGGCGGCCAGGACCGGGGCGAAGGTGGCGTGGTACACGAGGCCGCGGCAGCGGGCGTTGTCGAGCAGGTAGAGCAGCTCGTCGGTGACGTAGCGGTAGTTGACGTTGAACGGGCCGACCCGCGACTGGAAGGTCGCCAGCATCGTCTCGAGGTACTCGTTGCCGTTGTAGAGGTAGATGCCGACGTGGTCCTGGCCCGACTCGTGACCGGCGAGCTCGGCGCGCTCGGTGTGGACGCCCAGGCCGCGGGAGCGCAGGTAGGTCGCCAGGCGGCGCGAGCGGTCGGCCAGGTCGGCGAAGCTCCAGCGCCGGTCGCTCCAGACCAGGGCGTCGCGGTCCGGCACGGCCGCAGCGACGGTGTCGAAGACCTTCGCCAGGTTGAACTGCGTATCGCCCATCGGCGTTCCCCCTCGTACGAAATCTGATGGAGCGTCAGAAACCGTAGTCGTCAGGGCGACATGGCCACGAGCGCGGCGAAGGGCCCCGGCGCGAAGCACGGGGCCCTTCGGCAGAACAACGTACCCGGCTAGCGGTTACCGCCCACGGGTTGCGGTAGGAACTGCCCGGCTATCACCCCGCCGTAACCGATGACGCCGAGGATGGCGCCGATCGCGGGGCTGAGGTCGAACCCGTCACCGCTGGCCAGCATCGCCAGCACGTGCCAGACGAGGAACAGGCCGGCAGCTCCGGCGGCGATGATCGAAGCCTGCGGGATCTTGGCCAGAGCCGGCAGCTTCGCGGCTGCGGCGACCGCACCGACGACCACCACCACGGCGAGCAGGCGGCCGAAGCCGGCGTACGACTTGAGCGCCCCGGGGGCGCCCTCCTCGTTGAAGTCGCCGAGGGGGGC
This window harbors:
- a CDS encoding acyl-CoA synthetase; protein product: MGDTQFNLAKVFDTVAAAVPDRDALVWSDRRWSFADLADRSRRLATYLRSRGLGVHTERAELAGHESGQDHVGIYLYNGNEYLETMLATFQSRVGPFNVNYRYVTDELLYLLDNARCRGLVYHATFAPVLAAVRDKVPGLDVLVQVADESGNELLPGAVDYESVIAATEPDLAGVEPSPDDLYILYTGGTTGMPKGVLWRQHDVFMSCMGGRNLFTWQPVESYEEIAATATGLESPLKFMPLPPLMHGAAQWATFIGLNGGNTIVFQENTRRLDPVDVWRTVERERATTVTTVGDAVARPLVEELERGDYDTSSIVAVGNGGAALTPTIKERLLAQMPNVFVSDSVGSSETGAQMSHLSAAGAVSTGRFNPGPGTVVVSEDLTKLLGPGHEGLGWLAQEGWVPLGYFRDAEKTGRTFPVIDGVRYAVPGDRARHLESGEVELLGRDSVTINSGGEKIFAEEVERAIAGHAAVHDVVVVGRPSERWGQEVVALVTLSDGATATAEDIVDHAGRSIARYKLPKDVLFLDHIERSPAGKADYRWAKEQVTG
- a CDS encoding LPXTG cell wall anchor domain-containing protein; protein product: MIGLAAASPAAATEYPPGDDLITVSDATPCPGQAFTVEASTFVPGTTVTVTLLPDAVLGTPVADENGVVTLDVTLSATQALGEATIEAEGAGEGDVLVLTSTVDVVSCDEVAPTTTPPVTTPGGGGGGDLPNTGSDSTMTLLKVGGGLAAIGGVLVALAASRRRRGAPAV